A genomic region of Oncorhynchus mykiss isolate Arlee chromosome 2, USDA_OmykA_1.1, whole genome shotgun sequence contains the following coding sequences:
- the dusp8a gene encoding dual specificity protein phosphatase 8 isoform X2 has translation MLSVLRAMPLDMVIAPAEDCFWPVLQESDRRLKIRVRRTKEGRELRGGFAAFSSCFPGLCEGKPALPMSISQPCLPVANVGPTRILPHLYLGSQKDVLNQDLMVQNGITYVLNASNTCPKPDFISESHFMRIPVNDNYCEKLLPWLEKTNEFIDKAKVSNCRVIVHCLAGISRSATIAIAYIMKTMGLSSDDAYRFVKDRRPSISPNFNFLGQLLEFEKGLRLLQALSDDKTSEGKGQSQGSEVNGVSTGSEINGHHDFSLAEPPTPSEPKLPSPTSLQQGFNGLHLSAERILDTNRLKRSFSLDIKSVYSPSSPHCPRLAAPTHSEDVPKLCKLDSPPVNGICPQFSPAPDSPGSAESPFPSPGCGGSIGGLGVGGPSEGGGRSGGPSLSRPRRKAKHGSGSGGAGSTSNSPVHSYLPHPQSLSLALGRSLPVHKSPSLDDSLKGSMLLSLPTMGSGTMWTKHRDTVQATTPVTPTTDTPWYFGAEEVGEGGMELGGGSGGGVEVRFGSSSAYVAFGCSEGVRLREKVPRDKTASSSASSSSSTTVANGTGSNSNDKQFKRRSCQMEFEEGISETRSREELGKIGKQSSFSGSVEIIEVS, from the exons ggGGCTTTGCTGCGTTCTCCTCCTGTTTCCCCGGGCTGTGTGAGGGCAAGCCAGCTTTGCCTATGAGCATATCCCAGCCCTGCCTGCCTGTAGCTAACGTAGGCCCCACACGCATCCTACCACACCTCTACCTGGGATCGCAGAAAGACGTCCTCAACCAG GACCTGATGGTTCAGAATGGCATCACGTACGTGCTGAATGCCAGTAACACCTGTCCCAAGCCTGACTTCATCAGCGAGAGCCACTTCATGCGGATCCCTGTCAACGACAACTACTGCGAGAAGCTACTGCCCTGGCTGGAGAAAACCAATGAATTCATTG ACAAAGCCAAGGTGTCAAACTGCAGAGTCATTGTGCACTGCCTGGCTGGAATCTCACGCTCGGCAACCATCGCCATCGCATACATCATGAAGACAATGGGCCTGTCATCGGATGACGCCTACAG GTTTGTGAAGGACCGGCGGCCTTCGATATCGCCCAACTTCAACTTCCTGGGCCAGCTGCTGGAGTTCGAGAAGGGTCTGCGGCTCCTCCAAGCGCTGTCGGATGACAAGACCTCTGAGGGCAAAGGTCAATCCCAGGGTTCAGAGGTCAACGGGGTCAGCACAGGTTCAGAGATCAACGGTCATCATGACTTTTCATTAGCAGAGCCCCCGACCCCTTCAGAACCCAAACTCCCCTCGCCGACCTCCCTCCAGCAGGGCTTCAACGGCCTCCACCTGTCAGCCGAGCGCATCCTGGACACCAACCGGCTGAAGCGCTCTTTCTCCCTGGACATCAAGTCTGTGTACTCCCCTAGCAGCCCCCACTGCCCGCGCCTGGCAGCGCCCACACACTCCGAGGATGTGCCCAAGCTGTGTAAACTGGACAGCCCCCCTGTCAATGGCATCTGTCCCCAGTTCTCCCCTGCCCCGGACAGCCCTGGCTCAGCCGAGTCGCCCTTCCCCTCCCCGGGGTGCGGCGGTAGCATCGGAGGTCTCGGCGTCGGGGGTCCCAGTGAAGGGGGCGGTCGCTCTGGAGGTCCCTCATTGTCCAGGCCCAGGAGGAAAGCCAAGCACGGCTCTGGATCTGGTGGAGCTGGATCCACAAGCAACTCCCCGGTCCACTCCTACCTCCCACACCCCCAGTCCCTCAGCCTGGCTCTGGGACGCTCCCTGCCCGTCCACAAGAGCCCCAGCCTGGACGACAGCCTGAAGGGCTCCATGCTTCTCTCCCTGCCCACCATGGGATCTGGGACCATGTGGaccaaacacagagacacagtccaGGCGACCACCCCAGTCACCCCTACCACCGACACCCCCTGGTACTTTGGGGCAGAAGAGGtaggggaaggagggatggaactcGGAGGCGGCAGTGGAGGAGGGGTGGAAGTGCGATTCGGAAGCAGCTCAGCGTACGTGGCGTTCGGGTGTAGCGAAGGGGTGCGGCTACGGGAGAAAGTGCCGCGGGACAAAACGGCGTCGTCGTCAGCGTCGTCATCATCCTCGACGACCGTTGCTAACGGGACGGGCTCCAACAGCAACGACAAGCAGTTCAAGCGGCGCAGCTGTCAGATGGAGTTTGAGGAGGGCATCTCCGAGACACGTTCCCGGGAGGAGTTAGGGAAGATTGGGAAGCAGTCTAGCTTCTCCGGGAGCGTGGAGATCATCGAGGTATCTTGA